Proteins from a single region of Strix aluco isolate bStrAlu1 chromosome 5, bStrAlu1.hap1, whole genome shotgun sequence:
- the LOC141923970 gene encoding ovostatin-like, with protein sequence MNCFLGIEMISFFCLPVRKMWLKFLLAILLLHVTAAKEPELQYVLMVPAVLQTDSPGQICLQFLNLNETISVRVILEHGAVNTTIFEKTMTASNGLQCFNFTIPPVSSAPLAFISFSAKGTTVSLEERRSVMIWKTESIVFVQTDKPIYKPGQSVMFRVVALDFNFKPVQEMYPLIAIQDPRGNRIFQWQNVTSEMNIIQIEFPLTEEPILGNYKIIVAKKSGDKSYHSFLVDEYVLPKFDVTVTAPERLTVLDSEFTVKVCGVYTYGQPVEGKVHLSVCRDFDSYGRCKKSPVCQSFTKDLEAEGCLSQVFSSNIFELNRIGYMKNLDVKAIVTEKGTGLQLTATQFISITRVMSSIQFENMDRHYRRGIPYFGQIKLVDKDNSPISSEVVHLFVNNKNTDNFTTDDNGIAQFSIDTSEMFDPEISLKATYKTSDQCHSDGWIEPSYPDASFSIQRFYSWTSSFVRIEPLWKDLSCGQKKMITVHYVLNTEGYKINTMDFYYVGMAKGKIVLTGEMKVNIQADQNGTFTIPLVVNEKMAPSLQLLVYTLHPAKELVADSVRFPVEKCFKNKVQLQFSEKRMRSASNISLDVEAAANSFCAVRAVDQSVLLLKSEPELSAEMIYRLHPLQDFQGYIFDGLNLEDDPQDPCVSSENIFHKGLYYTPVTSGLGPDVYQFLRDMGMKFFTNSKVRQPVVCTSETVRPPAYFLNPGFMASTNRVKSSAEVAREERGKRLILETIREFFPETWIWDIVLINSTGKASISYTIPDTITEWKASAFCVEESVGFGMSVPTTLTAFQPFFVDLTLPYSIIRGEDFLLRANVFNYLDYCIKINVLLSDSLDYQAKLISPEDGGCVCAKQRKTYAWNIFPKEIGNVVFSITAETKDDEACGDKAPRNISIDYRDTQMRILLVEPEGIRREKTQNSLICTKDDVSIQEVALDVPTNVVERSARASFSVVGDIMGTAMQNVHQLLQMPFGCGEQNMVLFAPNIYVLDYLNKTEQLSEEVKSKAIGYLVSGYQKQLSYKHPDGSYSIFGTRDKEGNTWLTAFVYKSFAQASHFIYIDDNVQAQTLMWLASKQKPDGCFRSVGTLFNNALKGGVDDELSLSAYITIAMLEAQHSSSYPVVRNAFYCLETASEKIISDVYTQALMAYAFCLAGKAEKCESFLRELQKSAKEVDGSQHWEQVERSPSEKSPSFLDHAPSAEVEITSYVLLALLCKPSRNQEDLTKASGIVQWIIRQQNPYGGFSSTQDTVIALQALAAYGEATYNSVTQNVVKIASKKPFQKVFIVNNTNRLLLQQTPLPEVPEKYSLTVNGSGCVLMQTALRYNIHLPEGAFGFSLSVQTSNASCPLDQPAKFDIVLISSYTGKRSSSNMVIIDVKMLSGFVPVKSSLDKLIGSQTVMQVENKKSHVLLYLENISQKKRKEITFSVEQDFVVTHPKPAPVQIYDYYETEEYAAAQYTSPCKDAVAEMDQ encoded by the exons ATGAATTGTTTCTTGGGAATAGAGATGatctctttcttctgtctcccAGTGAGAAAAATGTGGCTGAAGTTCCTTTTGGCTATTCTTCTCCTGCATGTAACAGCTGCAAAGGAACCTGAGCT GCAGTATGTCCTGATGGTGCCTGCTGTCCTCCAAACTGACTCTCCAGGTCAGATTTGCCTGCAGTTCCTTAACCTCAACGAGACAATATCTGTCAGAGTCATCCTAGAACATGGTGCTGTTAACACCACTATTTTTGAGAAAACCATGACAGCAAGCAATGGTCTACAGTGCTTCAACTTCAcg ATTCCTCCTGTCAGTTCTGCCCCACTggctttcatttccttctctgccAAGGGCACCACAGTCAGCCTAGAAGAGCGGCGGTCCGTGATGATCTGGAAAACAGAGAGCATCGTCTTTGTGCAGACAGACAAACCCATCTACAAACCAGGACAGAGTG TGATGTTTCGTGTTGTTGCCCTGGATTTCAATTTTAAACCTGTTCAGGAGATG tacCCCTTGATTGCAATtcag gatcCACGGGGCAACAGGATCTTTCAGTGGCAAAATGTGACATCAGAGATGAACATTATCCAAATTGAATTCCCACTAACTGAAGAGCCTATTCTGGGGAACTACAAAATTATTGTAGCAAAGAAGTCAGGAGACAAAAGCTATCACTCATTCCTTGTGGATGAATACG TGTTGCCAAAGTTTGATGTCACAGTCACAGCACCAGAAAGACTTACAGTCCTGGATTCAGAGTTCACAGTGAAAGTCTGTGGAGT GTACACCTATGGCCAGCCTGTTGAAGGGAAAGTCCATCTCAGCGTGTGCAGGGATTTTGATTCCTATGGGAGGTGCAAGAAAAGCCCAGTTTGTCAATCATTTACCAAAGAC ctGGAGGCAGAGGGCTGCCTCTCCCAGGTTTTCAGCTCCAACATCTTTGAGCTAAATCGCATTGGTTACATGAAGAATCTTGATGTGAAAGCCATTGTCACAGAGAAGGGAACAG GCCTGCAACTTACAGCTACTCAGTTTATTTCCATAACTCGGGTGATGAGCAGCATACAGTTTGAGAACATGGATCGCCACTACAGAAGAGGAATTCCTTACTTTGGACAG ATCAAGCTGGTAGACAAAGACAACTCTCCTATTTCCAGTGAGGTTGTTCATCTATTTGTCAACAACAAGAACACAGACAACTTCACCACTGATGATAATGGCATTGCACAGTTTAGCATTGACACGTCTGAAATGTTTGATCCTGAGATCAGTTTGAAA GCAACTTATAAAACCAGTGACCAGTGCCACTCTGATGGTTGGATAGAGCCTTCCTACCCCGATGCATCTTTCTCCATCCAGCGCTTCTACTCCTGGACTAGCAGTTTTGTGAGGATTGAGCCTCTGTGGAAAGATCTGAGCTGTGGGCAGAAGAAGATGATCACTGTGCACTATGTCTTGAACACAGAAGGATACAAGATCAACACCATGGATTTCTACTATGTG GGCATGGCAAAAGGCAAGATTGTCCTCACAGGGGAAATGAAAGTTAATATCCAAGCTG ACCAAAATGGCACTTTCACTATCCCACTTGTGGTCAATGAGAAAATGGCTCCCTCCCTTCAGTTGCTGGTATATACCTTACACCCTGCCAAGGAGCTGGTGGCAGACAGTGTCCGATTTCCAGTTGAGAAGTGTTTCAAAAACAAG GTCCAGTTGCAATTCTCTGAAAAGCGGATGCGCTCAGCTTCCAATATCAGTTTAGACGTTGAAGCTGCTGCCAACTCCTTCTGTGCTGTGAGGGCAGTGGATCAGAGCGTGCTGCTCCTGAAGTCCGAGCCCGAGCTGTCTGCAGAAATG ATATACCGCCTGCATCCCCTGCAAGACTTTCAAGGCTACATCTTCGATGGGCTTAATCTAGAAGATGACCCCCAAGACCCCTGTGTCTCATCTGAAAACATCTTTCACAAAGGCTTGTATTACACACCTGTAACGTCTGGACTAGGCCCAGATGTATATCAGTTCCTGAGG GATATGGGCATGAAATTTTTTACCAACTCAAAGGTTCGGCAACCAGTTGTGTGTACTAGTGAGACTGTGAGACCTCCAGCATATTTCTTGAATCCAGGATTCATGGCTTCTACAAACCGTGTCAAATCATCAG CTGAAGTTGCTAGAGAGGAACGTGGGAAGAGACTCATCCTTGAGACTATTCGGGAATTCTTCCCTGAAACTTGGATTTGGGATATAGTCCTAATTAA CTCTACTGGAAAAGCCAGCATCTCCTACACCATCCCTGACACCATCACCGAATGGAAGGCCAGTGCCTTCTGTGTGGAAGAGTCGGTTGGATTTGGTATGTCTGTGCCTACCACTTTGACAGCCTTCCAACCTTTCTTTGTGGACTTGACCTTGCCATACTCCATCATCCGAGGAGAAGATTTCCTGCTTAGAGCCAATGTCTTCAACTACCTTGACTACTGCATTAAG ATTAATGTTTTGCTGTCAGATTCCCTTGATTATCAAGCCAAACTCATCTCTCCAGAGGATGGTGGATGTGTATGTGCCAAACAAAGAAAGACCTATGCCTGGaatattttccccaaagaaatTG GTAATGTAGTATTCAGCATTACTGCAGAGACCAAGGATGATGAAGCTTGTGGAGACAAAGCACCTAGGAACATAAGTATTGACTACAGGGACACCCAGATGAGAATACTGTTGGTTGAG CCTGAAGGCATCAGAAGGGAAAAGACCCAAAACTCCCTAATCTGTACAAAAG ATGATGTGTCTATTCAAGAGGTTGCTCTAGATGTACCTACAAATGTGGTGGAAAGATCAGCCAGAGCTTCCTTTTCTGTTGTTG GCGACATCATGGGCACTGCCATGCAGAATGTGCACCAGCTCCTCCAGATGCCATTCGGCTGTGGGGAGCAGAACATGGTCCTGTTTGCACCCAACATCTATGTCCTGGACTATCTGAACAAGACAGAACAGCTGAGTGAGGAGGTGAAATCCAAGGCCATCGGATACTTAGTGAGCG GTTACCAGAAGCAGCTGTCATACAAACATCCCGACGGGTCCTACAGCATCTTTGGCACCAGAGATAAAGAAGGGAATACATG GCTCACTGCCTTTGTGTACAAATCATTTGCACAAGCTAGTCACTTCATCTATATTGATGACAATGTCCAGGCTCAAACCCTGATGTGGCTGGCAAGCAAACAGAAGCCAGATGGCTGTTTCCGAAGTGTTGGGACACTCTTCAACAATGCCTTGAAG GGAGGAGTAGATGACGAGCTGTCGCTTTCTGCTTACATCACCATTGCCATGCTAGAAGCTCAGCACTCCAGCTCG taccctGTAGTGCGAAATGCCTTTTATTGTCTGGAGACTGCATCTGAGAAGATTATCAGTGATGTTTACACTCAGGCACTCATGGCCTATGCTTTCTGCTTGGCTGGCAAGGCAGAAAAATGCGAATCATTCCTTAGAGAGTTACAGAAATCAGCAAAGGAAGTTG ATGGCTCACAGCACTGGGAGCAGGTGGAGAGGTCTCCATCAGAGAAATCCCCCTCCTTCCTTGACCATGCCCCATCAGCTGAAGTTGAGATCACCAGTTACGTGCTGTTGGCATTGCTCTGCAAACCCAGTCGGAATCAAGAGGATCTCACAAAGGCCTCAGGGATTGTGCAGTGGATCATCAGGCAACAGAATCCCTATGGAGGTTTCTCTTCCACCCAG gaCACAGTCATTGCTCTTCAAGCCCTAGCTGCTTATGGTGAGGCCACCTACAATTCTGTTACACAAAATGTAGTCAAGATCGCTTCCAAAAAGCCTTTTCAGAAGGTATTTATTGTCAACAACACGAACAGGCTCCTGCTGCAACAGACTCCCCTTCCTGAGGTCCCTGAGAAATACAGCCTAACAGTGAACGGCAGTGGATGCGTACTTATGCAA acaGCACTGAGGTACAACATTCACCTTCCAGAGGGGGCCTTTGGATTTTCGCTCTCAGTACAGACATCAAATGCTTCCTGCCCACTGGATCAACCAGCAAAATTTGATATTGTCCTTATAAGCAG TTACACAGGGAAGCGCAGCAGCTCCAACATGGTCATTATTGATGTGAAGATGCTCTCTGGCTTTGTTCCTGTGAAGTCTTCCCTGGATAAG CTCATTGGCAGTCAAACAGTGATGCaagtagaaaacaagaaaagtcATGTTCTCCTTTATCTGGAAAAT AtctcacagaagaaaaggaaagaaatcactttCTCAGTTGAGCAGGACTTTGTAGTGACCCACCCCAAGCCAGCTCCTGTGCAGATCTATGATTACTATGAAACAG AAGAGTATGCTGCTGCTCAGTATACGTCACCTTGCAAAGATGCTGTTGCAGAAATGGACCAATGA